The following are from one region of the Cystobacter fuscus DSM 2262 genome:
- a CDS encoding LysR family transcriptional regulator — MKRNEMNDLAAFVAVAEEKSFTRAAATLGMSPSALSHAMRALEGRLGLRLLTRTTRSVSTTEAGERLLLTLRPAFESIQSELTALGAMRDKPAGTVRLTTFRYAATHVLWPILPRFLEAHPDIRFELSLDDGLTDIVASRYDAGIRFGGALDKDMIAIRVSPDVRIAVVGSAAYFARHPRPTTPKELAGHRCISYRMTTLGGLYPWTFERDGHSLQWKPDGALVFNDDDMILTAALMGQGLAYVLEDVAAEHLARGDLIRVLEEWCPVWPGCHLYYPSRRQLPPALAALIEALRLASAPARPSRTRKRTRSGD, encoded by the coding sequence ATGAAGCGCAACGAGATGAACGACCTGGCGGCGTTCGTGGCCGTCGCCGAGGAGAAGAGCTTCACGCGCGCGGCGGCGACGCTGGGCATGTCCCCCTCGGCCTTGAGTCATGCGATGCGGGCCCTGGAGGGCCGTCTGGGCTTGCGGTTGCTGACACGAACGACTCGCAGTGTGTCGACCACCGAGGCGGGAGAGCGTCTGCTCCTGACGCTGCGGCCGGCGTTCGAGTCCATCCAGTCGGAGCTGACGGCGCTGGGCGCGATGCGGGACAAGCCCGCGGGCACCGTGCGCCTCACCACGTTCCGCTATGCCGCGACCCACGTGCTCTGGCCCATCCTGCCCCGGTTCCTGGAGGCCCATCCGGACATCCGCTTCGAACTGTCGCTCGATGATGGCCTGACCGACATCGTCGCCAGCCGGTACGACGCGGGCATCCGGTTCGGCGGTGCTCTGGACAAGGACATGATCGCCATCCGGGTGAGCCCGGACGTGCGGATCGCGGTCGTGGGCTCCGCGGCCTACTTCGCCCGGCATCCCCGGCCCACCACCCCCAAGGAGCTCGCCGGACATCGCTGCATCTCCTACCGGATGACGACCCTGGGCGGCTTGTACCCCTGGACCTTCGAGCGGGACGGTCACTCCCTTCAATGGAAGCCCGATGGAGCGCTCGTCTTCAATGACGACGACATGATCCTGACGGCCGCCCTGATGGGCCAGGGGCTCGCGTATGTCCTCGAGGATGTGGCCGCCGAGCACCTCGCCCGGGGTGATTTGATCCGCGTCCTGGAGGAGTGGTGCCCGGTATGGCCCGGCTGCCATCTCTACTACCCGAGCCGTCGCCAGCTCCCGCCCGCCCTGGCCGCGCTGATCGAGGCCCTGCGCCTGGCGTCGGCCCCAGCGCGGCCGTCCCGGACACGGAAGCGGACCCGGTCGGGGGATTGA